The Phycisphaeraceae bacterium genome has a window encoding:
- a CDS encoding paraquat-inducible protein A has translation MPSPPRSASLARRYPRRVEIPLLLFAAGAMLTLGLTLPALQTRTLFFWKDEYSVLLNIVRLNEEGKRTAAVILAACSVVYPAIKFILLGYFWFMPFPHGWRFRVIRMLRLLGRWAMVDVLTIVSIVAASMTIGPLQATPRAGLFLFAGGIFALMLAGLAMERLARKGVRRR, from the coding sequence ATGCCCTCGCCGCCCCGTTCCGCATCGCTGGCCCGTCGGTACCCGCGTCGGGTGGAGATTCCGCTGCTGCTGTTCGCGGCGGGGGCGATGCTCACGCTCGGGCTGACGCTGCCGGCGCTGCAGACCCGCACGCTGTTCTTCTGGAAGGACGAGTACTCGGTGCTGCTCAACATCGTGCGTCTGAACGAGGAGGGCAAGCGAACCGCCGCGGTGATCCTGGCTGCATGCTCGGTCGTCTACCCGGCGATCAAGTTCATCCTGCTGGGCTACTTCTGGTTCATGCCGTTTCCGCACGGGTGGCGGTTCCGGGTGATCCGAATGCTGCGGCTGCTGGGCCGGTGGGCGATGGTGGATGTGCTCACGATCGTATCGATCGTGGCGGCGAGCATGACCATCGGTCCGCTTCAGGCCACGCCGCGCGCGGGGCTGTTCCTCTTCGCGGGCGGAATCTTCGCCCTGATGCTGGCGGGCCTGGCGATGGAGCGGCTGGCGCGTAAGGGCGTGCGAAGGCGGTAG
- a CDS encoding DUF1501 domain-containing protein — translation MSEQPAFTRRIFLAQGVTLVSAAATIPLFLQKSAYGMMLPLGSELSSRPGVPEDRILVVVQLGGGNDGLNTVVPYGSPIYYNSRPGLAIPAPGRGTNQNPAALQLNQNDGLGLHPSLAPFKELMDDGVASIVQGVGYPNPNRSHFTSMDIWHTANTDASGVGWIGRYFDCTCSGTPVPQGAVSIGRTAPLAMIGEIQKPINFESPDLFRWLGKDLHKSLDDPYEQINRAGELGASEGDSQKAFLMRTALDAQVASDKIRAAVAAAPLVGYPQNGLGRQLQMVGAMIRAGLPTRVYYVSLGGFDTHANQFNPHANLLTQVATSLNAFYKDMKAQGNNKRVLTMVFSEFGRRVRQNASGGTDHGTAAPMYLVGDMVKPGLHGTHPSLTDLDQGDLKYNVDFRSIYASVLEDWMGADHKPILGKAFVKAPVMA, via the coding sequence ATGTCCGAGCAACCCGCCTTCACGCGTCGCATCTTCCTGGCCCAGGGCGTCACGCTGGTTTCTGCGGCCGCGACGATTCCCCTGTTCCTGCAGAAGTCCGCCTACGGCATGATGCTTCCCCTCGGCTCGGAGCTCTCCAGCCGCCCCGGCGTGCCGGAGGACCGCATCCTCGTCGTCGTGCAACTGGGCGGCGGAAACGACGGGCTGAACACCGTCGTCCCCTACGGAAGCCCGATCTACTACAACTCGCGTCCGGGTCTGGCCATCCCCGCCCCGGGACGCGGCACGAATCAGAACCCCGCCGCGCTGCAGCTCAACCAGAACGACGGGCTGGGGCTTCACCCATCGCTCGCCCCGTTCAAGGAGCTGATGGACGACGGCGTGGCGTCGATCGTTCAGGGCGTGGGCTACCCCAACCCCAACCGCTCGCACTTCACGTCGATGGACATCTGGCATACCGCCAACACCGACGCCAGCGGCGTGGGCTGGATCGGCAGGTACTTCGACTGCACCTGCAGCGGCACGCCCGTGCCGCAGGGCGCGGTGTCGATCGGCCGCACCGCCCCGCTGGCGATGATCGGCGAGATTCAGAAGCCCATCAACTTCGAGTCGCCCGACCTCTTCCGCTGGCTCGGCAAGGATCTGCACAAGTCGCTGGATGACCCCTACGAGCAGATCAACCGTGCCGGCGAGCTGGGCGCCAGCGAAGGCGACTCGCAGAAGGCCTTTCTGATGCGCACCGCGCTGGACGCCCAGGTGGCCTCGGACAAGATTCGCGCCGCCGTGGCCGCCGCCCCGCTGGTGGGCTACCCGCAGAACGGGCTTGGGCGGCAACTGCAGATGGTGGGCGCGATGATCCGCGCCGGTCTGCCCACCCGCGTCTACTACGTGTCGCTGGGCGGCTTCGACACCCACGCCAACCAGTTCAACCCCCACGCCAACCTGCTCACGCAGGTGGCCACCTCGCTCAACGCCTTCTACAAGGACATGAAGGCCCAGGGCAACAACAAGCGCGTGCTGACCATGGTCTTCTCCGAGTTCGGCCGCCGCGTGCGCCAGAACGCCTCGGGCGGCACCGACCACGGCACCGCCGCCCCCATGTACCTCGTGGGCGACATGGTCAAGCCGGGCCTGCACGGCACGCACCCGTCACTGACCGACCTCGACCAGGGCGACCTCAAGTACAACGTGGACTTCCGCTCCATCTACGCCTCGGTGCTGGAGGACTGGATGGGCGCGGACCACAAGCCGATCCTGGGCAAGGCGTTTGTGAAGGCGCCGGTGATGGCCTGA
- a CDS encoding DUF1800 domain-containing protein, producing the protein MPEPSLRPIRGGDFDFWKAHHLLNRAGFGGTPAQARALVEMGLDKAVDYIVNYEKCDFEEVRADAFDGTIMRPPTAEERRAIEAARRSGDEAAVEQLQRERQRRQEADRRQHRSMQEWWLKRMIRSPRPLEEKMTLFWHGHFATGYRTIENSYDMFQQNQFFRANATGNFANLVYGIIRDPAMLRYLNNNQNRRNAPNENLARELMELFTLGEGNDYTEQDIKEGARALTGYTYRYNEQLGRHEFFFDQNEHDAGPKRILGKVGPFDGVDFCRLILSREVCSRFICGKLYRFFVNDMPGKPGRDVEQFIARLARLMRDSKYELKPVLTTLFKSEHFYDPQNTAALIKSPVQLIVQAIRSLYTPARDVAALNSAADLMGQDLFMPPSVKGWDGGRAWINTSTLFIRQNLLVYLLTGRRPNLYEWQASTDSYDATHLVSHLRSAEGDIKPEDAAAYLLRFALGAEPESERVRTLIDFVSSNGNRVTNDMIIAMLSLITAMPEYQLC; encoded by the coding sequence ATGCCCGAGCCATCGCTTCGACCCATCCGCGGCGGGGACTTTGATTTCTGGAAGGCCCACCACCTGCTCAACCGGGCCGGTTTCGGCGGAACGCCCGCCCAGGCCCGCGCCCTGGTCGAGATGGGCCTCGACAAGGCGGTGGACTACATCGTCAACTACGAAAAGTGCGACTTTGAAGAGGTTCGTGCCGACGCCTTCGATGGCACGATCATGCGACCCCCCACCGCCGAGGAGCGCCGGGCCATTGAAGCCGCCCGACGATCCGGCGACGAGGCCGCCGTTGAACAACTGCAGCGCGAGCGACAGCGCCGCCAGGAGGCCGACCGCCGCCAGCATCGTTCCATGCAGGAGTGGTGGCTCAAGCGCATGATCCGTTCTCCGCGCCCGCTTGAGGAGAAGATGACGCTCTTCTGGCACGGACATTTCGCCACGGGCTATCGAACCATCGAGAACTCGTACGACATGTTCCAGCAGAACCAGTTCTTCCGGGCCAACGCCACGGGCAACTTCGCCAACCTGGTGTACGGCATCATCCGCGACCCGGCGATGCTGCGGTATCTGAACAACAACCAGAACCGACGCAACGCCCCCAACGAAAACCTCGCCCGCGAGCTGATGGAGCTCTTCACGCTCGGCGAGGGCAACGATTACACCGAGCAGGACATCAAGGAAGGCGCCCGGGCGCTCACCGGCTACACCTATCGCTACAACGAGCAGCTGGGGCGCCACGAGTTCTTCTTCGACCAGAACGAGCACGACGCCGGACCCAAGCGCATCCTCGGCAAGGTCGGCCCGTTCGACGGCGTGGACTTTTGCCGCCTGATTCTCTCCCGCGAGGTCTGCAGCCGGTTCATCTGCGGCAAACTCTACCGGTTCTTCGTCAACGACATGCCGGGCAAGCCGGGGCGCGACGTGGAGCAGTTCATCGCGCGGCTGGCCAGACTGATGCGCGACTCGAAGTACGAGCTCAAGCCGGTGCTCACCACTCTCTTCAAATCCGAGCACTTCTACGACCCGCAGAACACCGCGGCGCTCATCAAGAGCCCCGTGCAACTGATCGTGCAGGCCATCCGCTCCCTCTACACGCCCGCCCGGGATGTGGCCGCCCTCAACAGCGCCGCGGACCTGATGGGGCAGGATCTGTTCATGCCTCCCTCCGTCAAGGGGTGGGACGGCGGTCGCGCGTGGATCAACACCTCCACCCTCTTCATCCGCCAGAACCTGCTGGTCTACCTGCTCACGGGGCGGCGGCCCAACCTGTACGAGTGGCAGGCCAGCACCGACTCCTACGACGCCACGCACCTCGTCTCGCACCTGCGCAGCGCCGAGGGCGACATCAAGCCCGAGGACGCCGCCGCCTACCTGCTGCGCTTCGCCCTGGGCGCCGAGCCGGAGTCGGAGCGTGTGCGCACGCTGATCGACTTCGTATCCTCCAACGGCAACCGCGTGACCAACGACATGATCATCGCCATGCTGTCGCTCATCACCGCGATGCCCGAATACCAACTCTGCTGA
- the uvrB gene encoding excinuclease ABC subunit UvrB yields MPEHRAFELVSPFQPTGDQPQAIEALTDGVRSGRSAMTLLGATGTGKTFTMANVIARVKKPTLIVSHNKTLAAQLYEEMRELFPRNAVSYFVSYYDYYQPEAYIPQRDIYIEKDASRNDDLDRLRLSATSHLLSRDDVIIVASVSCIYGLGSPEAYGKRVIGLIKGQPINRRTVLLGLSDMQYSRNDAALERGTFRVKGDVIEVYPAYEQFAVRVETFGDEIERLELINPTTGEVLAEETQVFIFPAVHYVMPENELQTALNNIRAELDARVLQLRGEGKLLEAQRLLSRTRYDLEMMEEVGYCSGIENYAAHLDGRPRGARPYTLLDYFRHVPGRGPDDWLMFIDESHVTVPQVRAMFNGDRARKQVLVDHGFRLPSALENRPLRFEEFEELVPQVIFVSATPGEYELARSEGLVVEQIIRPTGLLDPPVTVLPARGQIPDLIERCQHRAARGERVLVTALTKRLCEDLTGYLHDRKLRVRYLHSDIDTLERLEILRELREGQFDILVGVNLLREGLDLPEVALVAILDADKTGFLRSETSLIQTMGRAARNVNSEVVMYADSVTPQMQAAIDEVTRRRAIQQAYNEQHGITPDTIQKAIRRGIEQELAARKTARAAVAPVSRPAQEYDREELIVELEKEMLAAAERLEFEKAAHLRDRIRDLKAMPLLSTRNKVTFDEVAAPRPKPGMAKSRAGITGRKGRKG; encoded by the coding sequence ATGCCCGAGCACCGTGCTTTCGAACTCGTCAGCCCGTTCCAACCCACCGGCGACCAGCCGCAGGCCATCGAGGCGCTGACCGATGGCGTGCGGTCAGGACGCTCCGCCATGACGCTGCTGGGCGCCACCGGCACGGGCAAGACGTTCACCATGGCCAACGTGATCGCGCGGGTGAAGAAGCCCACGCTCATCGTCTCGCACAACAAGACGCTGGCCGCTCAGTTGTACGAGGAGATGCGCGAACTCTTCCCGCGCAATGCCGTTTCGTACTTCGTGTCGTACTACGACTACTACCAGCCGGAAGCGTACATCCCGCAGCGCGACATCTACATCGAGAAGGACGCTTCGCGCAACGATGACCTCGACCGGCTGCGTCTTTCCGCCACCAGCCATCTGCTGTCGCGCGACGATGTCATCATCGTGGCGTCCGTCTCCTGCATCTACGGGCTGGGCTCGCCGGAGGCGTACGGCAAGCGCGTCATCGGGCTGATCAAGGGCCAGCCGATCAACCGTCGGACAGTGCTCCTCGGTCTGTCGGACATGCAGTATTCTCGCAACGACGCGGCGCTGGAGCGCGGCACCTTCCGCGTCAAGGGCGACGTGATCGAGGTGTATCCCGCCTACGAGCAGTTCGCCGTGCGCGTCGAGACGTTCGGCGATGAGATCGAGCGGCTGGAGCTCATCAACCCCACCACCGGCGAGGTGCTGGCTGAAGAAACCCAGGTCTTCATCTTCCCCGCCGTTCACTACGTGATGCCGGAGAACGAGCTTCAGACCGCGTTGAACAACATCCGGGCCGAGCTCGACGCCCGCGTGCTGCAGCTGCGCGGCGAGGGCAAGCTGCTCGAGGCGCAGCGGCTGCTTTCCCGCACGCGATACGACCTGGAGATGATGGAGGAAGTCGGCTACTGCTCGGGCATCGAGAACTACGCCGCCCACCTCGACGGCCGCCCGCGCGGCGCCCGGCCCTACACGCTGCTGGATTACTTCCGCCATGTGCCCGGCCGCGGGCCGGACGACTGGCTCATGTTCATCGACGAATCCCACGTCACCGTGCCGCAGGTTCGCGCCATGTTCAACGGCGACCGGGCCCGCAAGCAGGTGCTGGTGGATCACGGCTTCCGCCTGCCCAGCGCGCTGGAGAACCGACCGCTCCGCTTCGAGGAATTCGAGGAGCTCGTGCCCCAGGTCATCTTCGTGAGCGCCACGCCCGGCGAGTACGAACTGGCGCGCAGCGAGGGGCTGGTGGTGGAGCAGATCATCCGACCCACCGGCCTGCTTGACCCGCCCGTCACGGTGCTGCCCGCGCGGGGGCAGATCCCGGACCTGATCGAGCGATGCCAGCACCGCGCCGCACGGGGCGAGCGCGTGCTCGTCACCGCGCTCACCAAGCGGCTCTGCGAGGATCTCACCGGGTACCTGCACGATCGGAAACTCCGCGTCCGCTACCTGCACAGCGACATCGACACGCTGGAGCGTCTGGAAATCCTGCGCGAGCTGCGGGAGGGGCAGTTCGACATCCTCGTGGGCGTGAACCTGCTGCGCGAAGGGCTCGACCTGCCGGAAGTGGCGCTCGTCGCCATCCTCGACGCCGACAAGACCGGCTTCCTGCGCAGTGAAACCTCGCTCATTCAGACGATGGGCCGCGCCGCCCGCAACGTCAACAGCGAGGTGGTGATGTACGCCGACTCGGTCACCCCGCAGATGCAGGCGGCCATCGACGAGGTCACGCGACGCCGCGCCATTCAGCAGGCCTACAACGAGCAGCACGGCATCACGCCTGACACCATTCAGAAAGCCATCCGAAGGGGCATCGAACAGGAGCTGGCTGCTCGCAAGACAGCCCGTGCCGCCGTCGCCCCCGTCTCCAGGCCAGCTCAGGAGTACGACCGGGAGGAGCTCATCGTCGAACTGGAGAAGGAGATGCTCGCCGCGGCGGAGCGGCTGGAGTTCGAGAAGGCCGCCCATCTGCGCGACCGCATCCGCGACCTGAAGGCCATGCCGCTGCTTTCGACCCGGAACAAGGTCACTTTCGACGAGGTCGCCGCTCCCAGGCCCAAGCCGGGCATGGCCAAGTCGCGGGCGGGCATCACGGGGCGCAAGGGGCGGAAGGGGTAG
- the dprA gene encoding DNA-protecting protein DprA — protein sequence MPRTPEQIDDAHLRLALTSGIGPVTYRRLMARLGGAAAIVGASATELAAVEGIGPTRAVRLKEELARTTPDAERDAMSARGVGIILRGDSDYPPLLESIADPPVALWVRGTLAPEDSIALAIVGSRHCSAYGRDQAARFASMLAQCGLTIVSGGARGIDAEAHRAALRAGGRTIAVCGCGLAHDYPPEHADLFMHIVERGAVVSEYPMGVMPRSEHFPRRNRIISGLSLGVLVIEAGRGSGALITARLAAEEHGREVMALPGRVDSPSAMGCLEAIRDGWAGMVLSHADVLTQLESAGHLVRGAFEAAAAPPNGAPSLRELNLTDGQRAIVAALQDAETPLLTDFLAHAVQMPPAALLSEITILEIRGLVARDERGVRLKRRTPEA from the coding sequence ATGCCCCGGACACCCGAACAGATCGACGATGCCCATCTCCGCCTGGCCCTCACCTCGGGGATCGGTCCGGTCACGTATCGACGGCTGATGGCGCGACTGGGCGGCGCGGCCGCAATCGTCGGCGCATCCGCCACGGAACTTGCCGCGGTGGAAGGCATCGGCCCCACCCGCGCGGTTCGATTGAAAGAGGAACTGGCCAGAACCACCCCTGATGCTGAACGAGACGCCATGTCGGCGCGCGGCGTGGGCATCATTCTGCGGGGGGATTCTGACTATCCGCCGCTGCTGGAGTCGATCGCCGACCCTCCCGTGGCGCTGTGGGTCCGAGGCACATTGGCGCCGGAGGACTCGATCGCACTGGCCATCGTGGGATCGAGACACTGTTCCGCGTACGGACGGGACCAGGCGGCGCGGTTCGCCTCCATGCTGGCCCAGTGCGGGCTGACGATCGTCTCCGGCGGAGCGAGGGGCATCGACGCCGAGGCCCATCGGGCGGCGCTGCGCGCCGGTGGACGGACCATCGCCGTGTGCGGCTGCGGACTCGCCCACGACTATCCGCCGGAGCATGCCGACCTTTTCATGCACATCGTCGAGCGCGGCGCGGTCGTCAGCGAGTACCCCATGGGCGTCATGCCGCGTTCCGAGCACTTTCCCCGGCGGAACAGGATCATCTCCGGGTTGTCGCTGGGAGTGCTGGTCATCGAGGCGGGTCGCGGCAGCGGGGCGCTCATCACCGCGCGCCTCGCCGCCGAGGAGCATGGACGCGAGGTGATGGCGCTGCCCGGTCGGGTTGATTCTCCGTCGGCGATGGGATGCCTCGAGGCCATCCGCGACGGCTGGGCAGGCATGGTGCTCAGCCACGCGGACGTTCTGACGCAGCTCGAGTCGGCCGGACACCTGGTGCGGGGGGCCTTCGAGGCCGCCGCCGCGCCGCCCAACGGCGCGCCATCGTTGCGCGAACTCAACCTGACGGACGGCCAACGGGCCATCGTCGCCGCCCTTCAGGACGCGGAAACGCCATTGCTCACGGACTTTCTCGCCCACGCGGTGCAGATGCCCCCCGCAGCGTTGCTCTCGGAGATCACCATCCTCGAAATTCGCGGGCTGGTCGCCCGTGATGAACGGGGCGTTCGCCTGAAGCGACGAACCCCCGAAGCGTGA
- a CDS encoding PilZ domain-containing protein, with the protein MMADERTDPALLRLAAQGVNQRQTGRLPQESLACSLGPVLDFSAGGMRVKTRRVPKGRFEVELFGLGGRITVPAEVIWTKRCGLFSRIVGVRFVNLDQGMLATLKRMSSENRSRRLLASEVKKAA; encoded by the coding sequence ATGATGGCCGATGAACGCACCGATCCCGCCCTTCTGAGACTCGCCGCCCAGGGAGTCAATCAGCGTCAGACGGGTCGTCTGCCGCAGGAGTCGCTGGCGTGTTCGCTCGGCCCGGTGCTGGACTTTTCCGCCGGGGGAATGCGCGTGAAGACCCGGCGCGTTCCGAAAGGCCGGTTCGAGGTGGAGCTGTTCGGGTTGGGCGGGCGCATCACCGTGCCTGCCGAAGTGATCTGGACGAAGCGATGCGGGCTGTTTTCGCGGATTGTGGGCGTCCGCTTCGTCAACCTGGATCAGGGCATGCTGGCGACGCTGAAGCGGATGTCCTCGGAGAACCGATCCCGGCGTCTGCTGGCGTCCGAGGTCAAGAAGGCCGCCTGA
- a CDS encoding PilZ domain-containing protein: protein MTQPLPQRTLRLEPSDVDQLMHELGRDARIVASSRRQSVRLPYRRGDCEVLLWQHSTAGEARHFRTGTHGEVDVWRSAASGGRPFVMESRNLSIQGISLLHGVFVHPGTRCRVTLTDRKGERRPVDGVVVACRYLRGGVHELGVRFDAIIRLREYCPEADAMSRDFLAELQARAEGLALEVEAGNIAALRVLGEAVRTRALGYGYQAIAEGAESLLKVIQASSENLEPVERECKALVDRCRWTDPS, encoded by the coding sequence ATGACACAACCACTGCCGCAACGAACGCTTCGTCTCGAACCGTCGGACGTCGATCAGCTGATGCATGAACTGGGGCGCGATGCCCGGATTGTTGCGTCATCCAGGCGACAGTCCGTTCGTCTGCCCTATCGGCGCGGCGACTGCGAGGTGCTGCTGTGGCAGCACTCGACCGCCGGCGAGGCGCGTCACTTCCGAACCGGAACGCACGGCGAGGTGGACGTGTGGCGCTCAGCCGCCAGCGGAGGACGTCCATTCGTCATGGAGTCCAGAAACCTCAGCATTCAGGGCATCTCACTGCTGCATGGCGTATTCGTGCATCCGGGAACACGATGCCGCGTCACCCTGACCGATCGCAAGGGAGAGCGCCGGCCGGTGGACGGCGTGGTGGTCGCCTGTCGCTACCTGCGCGGCGGCGTGCATGAACTGGGGGTGCGTTTCGACGCCATCATCCGCCTGCGCGAGTACTGTCCCGAAGCCGACGCCATGTCCCGCGATTTCCTGGCCGAACTCCAGGCCCGCGCCGAGGGGCTGGCTCTCGAAGTCGAGGCGGGCAACATCGCCGCCCTGCGCGTGCTCGGCGAAGCGGTCCGAACCCGCGCCCTGGGATATGGGTATCAGGCCATCGCCGAGGGCGCCGAGTCGCTTCTGAAAGTGATCCAGGCCTCGTCCGAGAACCTGGAGCCGGTCGAGCGTGAGTGCAAGGCCCTCGTCGACCGATGCCGCTGGACTGATCCGAGCTGA